The genomic interval CACCATTCCCGCCAATCATACCTTTTGGCGTTTTTTCAGCCGCATCAGCCGGTGGTTCTAAAACAAAAGATAATGTAGGAATATTGGGAATTGTTGCACCAGGAGAAATTTGCTCTTCTTTGGTCCAAACAGATTTTACTTTACACCCAACCTTTAATGCATTATCAACAATCCAATCATTCACCTTACCACTTTGTTCTGAAAAAAGTTTTACCACCTTTTGATCTGCTTTGTATGCACCCCAACGCATAATTTCACGTGTCACCACTTTAGGATCTAAGCTGTTTCCCGCTTGCACTTGGAGTTTTGAATTAACTGCACCATAATCATAACTGCGAAAATTAATATTGGGACCTTTTTCAATAATGATAACTTTTGCGCCTTCCTCAGCAGCAGCTGCCGCTGCACAAATTCCAGACATTCCGGCGCCAACAACAATTACATCGGCCTCCAATGTTTCTTTTATTTCACTGTCTTTAATTGGTTCCGGTGCTTTTAAGAAGTTCGGTGCCTTCATTGTTGCTTTTGTTCCTTCTTCGACATCTTGGGCTACACCATTTTTTCTTCCCTTACCACAAGCCGTCAATAAAAATCCAGAGCCTACAACACCGGCAACTGTAACTGCGCTACTCTTTAAAAAGTTACGTCTTGATACACCTTTTGCGGTATTTGCATCTTTTTCTAACTGCATACAAAATTCTCCCCTACTCTAGAATAAATCATAAGTCCATAATTTATAAATTCGTCCTCATTCGACAATTGTTATATTATCATCCAAATAAATCAACAGTCACTAAAGATATCTACAAAACGAATTAGCATTTACTGTAGATATCTATAATCGATATTAATTTTATCATAATTTTTAAATCAGAATTTCTAAATTTATATTGTTTAATTATTAAAATTTATTGTTGATAAAAATCTTTAGATAAAGAATTTTTTTGCAAGTTTTCTAAATTCTATTTGTATATATTTCTTCAATTATATATACAAAAAGTTTTGTCGAATTATTGTATATATAGCTAAAGCAAATAAACGTAATTAATTATAAAATAATTAGGCAGAGTAAATTTTTTTGTCTGCATTCTGTAAGAAAATCTATTTAGAAAGGAAGAGATGCTCCTATGAAAAATTTTTTATTAAAAATCGTAGAGTTCATAAAACGAAAACCACTCGTGGCGGCAGTTGCCTTAGTTGTGTTGATCGGCGCCGGATCTTTTGCGATGAAACAAGCAAGTGCCAATCCTGCCTTTTGCGCGAGCTGCCATAATCTTGAGCCTTATGTCGCTGGTTATGAAGATAGCGATTTATTAGCAAATGCGCATAATAAAGCGGGTGTTAAATGTATTGACTGTCATCAAAAATCAATTGCGGACAAAGTTGAAGAAGGTATTGCATATGTGACAGATGATTTCGATGATCCTATGGAAAAACGTAAATTAGATAATGATACGTGTTTAAAATGCCATGATGTTGAAAAAATCAAAGCAAAAACACAATTTGGAGAGCAAAATCCGCACGATTCTCACATGGGTGATCTCGTATGCTCTGATTGCCATAGCATGCATAGAAAATCAAAAACAACTTGTTCACAATGTCATAACTTTGAATGGATGAAAGAGTTGCCGTCTAATTGGGAAAAATAATTTTTCTTCATTTATCATTCATACAAAAAACCGTTAGTTTTCTCATACGATTATGATAATGAATTTTTACATATTATGAAAAAAGGAAGTGCATAGATCATGTTCGGTTTAGGTATGCCTGAAATTGCGCTTATTGCAGTCATTGGTCTTATTGTCTTTGGCCCCGGCAGATTACCTGAGGTTGGTAAATCGATTGGTAAAAGCATCGGAGAAATTCGCAATGCAATCAATGAGCCTCCACCAGCACAGCCACCACAGAAAATTATCGTGGAAGCCACTACTCCTACTACTGAAACAATCAAAAAAACATCTGAAACCTAAATATAACTACGATATATAAAGAATTTTAATTCATCCTAACCGTAGTCAAATGATACAAAGACATAACCTATTTTAAAATCATCAACATGAAAACAGGTTATGTCATCAGATAAATTCATATCATACAGCAGAAAAAATGAATCATGATGCTTATTCATGTCATTCATTTTATCACTAAAGTAGTAGGTTACAGATAAGACCATGCCGTTTAAGGAATGGTCTTATCTGATTTTATTGGAGGAAAAAGATGTCTATTGAGATCGAATTGTTAAACATCACCAAACGTTATGGAGATAAAATCCTATATCAGAACCTAGTCGGTAAAATAGAATCTAGTAGTTGCACCTGTATTACTGGCAATAACGGTTCAGGAAAATCTACTTTACTAAAAATTATCGCTGGTATCATTAAACCAACCACAGGCACTATTGTGCCAAAAAAGGGGAACAAACAAATTCCTATGAATGATTATCGCACATATATTGGTATGGTATCACCGGAAATGAATATGTACGACACTCTGACAGCTATGGAAAACCTACAATTTTTTACTGGAATCATGCCCTCGACAGCATGCTCTGATCATGCATTATTGCAAAATTCTTTAAAAATGGTAGGTCTGATGGAGGTTAAAGAAAAACCGGTAAAGACCTTTTCCACCGGGATGAAACAAAGATTAAAACTCGCTGTTTTACTTGCATCCGACCACCCCTTATGGATCTTTGATGAACCATCTTCCAATCTTGATGAAGACGGAAGAAAACTCGTGAAAAGTTGCATTGCGCAAGGTCTGAAGAAAAACAAAACCATCATACTGGCAACCAATGACCCGCTGGAGGTACGTTATGCAGACTCTGTATTTAAACTTACAAAAAATTAAACTTGTTTTTTATAAGGAATTGCGAACTGAATACCGTACACGCTATGCAGTCGGTGCTTTAAGCATGTTTGCTCTGACTACCCTGGCAAGTGTCAGCATGGCAATCGGCAGCATGCATTTATCACCAAAGCTCCTCGCCGTGCTTTTATGGATCATTTTATTTTTTTCTGCGATGGCTGGTATGTCGCGCGTTTTTATCCAAGAAGAAGAAACGGGTACAATTCATACGCTAAAGCTATACGGACAAGCCCAAATCATTTTATTCGGTAAGCTGATCTATAATATTGTACTGTTAAATGGTCTGACAATTTGTTTAATACCTTTATTCATTATTTTACTCAACGTAGATATAAGCAGTTTCAGTTTCTTTATCCTTATTTTATTGCTCGGAAATATCGGTATGGCAGCCATTTCCACGTTAACCGCCGCACTCGTAGTCCATACGCAAAGCAAAGGTTCTCTATTTACGGTATTAACCTTTCCAATTTTATTGCCTTTATTTTTAATGCTCATTCAATTAACTGCAATGGCAATTGACGACACAAGCTTTCAGGGAAGCAAACAATTACTTTTTATCGGTGCTTACGACTTTATCATGATCGGCATCTCTTCTATTTTATTTGACTATATTTGGTATGACTAAGGAGGTTATTTTCATGTTGAATTCTTTGTTAACTTTCTACACACTTTGTGTGCTTTGGGCAGTATTTTATTTGGTTCCACCTGCTGAAGGTTTAGGTTATCTCGTCCGTATTGCATTTTTTCATATTCCTGTTGCATGGGTTTCGGTTCTTGCATTTTTACTATCTGCCTGGTATGCACTTCGTTACCTTAACACCAAAGACCTAACCTATGATCATTTATGTGCACGTTCAGCTTATTTGGGTTTAATATTTTGCTTATTCGCTACAATAAGCGGTGCTATTTTTGCAAAGCTAACCTGGGGTGCATACTGGAATTGGGATCCCCGCCAAATTACGATCTTTATCCTTTTGATGATTTACGGCGCTTATACCGTTCTTCGAAGTTCAATCGAAGATCAAGAAACTAAGGCAAAATTATCCGCAGTATATTCTCTCCTCTCTTTTGTAACTGTTCCTTTTTTAGTATTTATCATTCCACGTTACTATTTTTCCCTCCATCCGTCACCAGTCATGAATCAGGCTGGAAAACTTGATATGGATCCGATCATGGTTTATGTTTTGCTGGCGGCGCTTATCAACTGTACTTTATTATTTCTCCGCATTTTATTCATCCACAAAAAACAACAAGATTTATTAAAAGAAAGTAGCGAATTTATATGAAAAAACGTCAGATTAGCATCCTAATCTTCATTACCTTATTTCTAGGTTATTGTCTTTCCCAATTTTCAAATTCACTGAATCCTTATGTAAATTTTGCAGAAGCAAAATCTTTAAATACCACTGTGCAAATAAAAGGAACCTTAAACAAAGATAACGATTCTATTACGTATGAAAATAAACAGTTAAAATTTTTTCTTCGTGGTGAACAGAATGAAAAAATACTCGTTTCCTATAAAGGAATAAAACCTGAAAACTTTGAACACGCAGAAAGTATCGTTGTAATCGGTAAGTATAACAACGATCAATTTATCGCTGAAAAGCTATTAGTGAAATGTCCTTCAAAATATGAACGCAAAGGAGAACCTAAACCATGATTGGTGTCATTAGTCTATTTCTAGCCTTGATCACAGTAACAATTGCCGTCTTTTCTTCAATCAGTACATATGCTAAAGAAGGATTAAAAAAAGAATCTACCTCAACATTTACTTTGGGCTCGTTTTGTTACCAACTTTCGAATATTTTTATTCTATTTACAAGTGCTTTTTTTATCTATATTATCTTGACCGATCAATTTCAATATCGTTATGTTTGGAGTTTTTCTGCTAAGGATCTTCCTTTAGCTTATAAATTTGCCGCATTTTGGGCCGGACAAGAAGGTTCATTTTTACTTTGGACGTTACTTCACGCACTGATCGGCCTCTATTTTGAGCGATCAAATACTATGGCCAAACCCGCTTTTATTGCCTACATGATCATCCAAGCAGTACTCACAATTTTGCTCATGATCAAAAATCCTTTTCTGCTTCAAGCGGGTCATCCAGTAGACGGCATGGGATTAAATCCACTTTTACAAGATCCTTGGATGGTAATTCATCCACCAATTATTTTCATCGGCTATGCAACACTGGCAATTCCGTTTTCCTATGCACTAGGCGGTCTTATCACGGAAAAACATAGAGAATGGATGGAAAAAGCACTTCCCTGGACACTTTTCTCTTGGAGTTTTTTAGGCGCAGGTATCTTTATCGGTGGTTATTGGGCATATAAAACACTCGGCTGGGGAGGTTATTGGGGTTGGGATCCAGTAGAAAATTCGTCCCTTGTTCCTTGGCTGACAAGCTGTGCACTTATTCATTTATTGATTACAGCGAAGATAAAACCTGGTGCATTTAAATTAACCTATTTAATGGCAATTTGCAGTTTTCTCCTTGTACTTTATGGAACTTTTTTAACGCGTAGTGGCGTACTTAGTGATTTTTCCGTACATTCTTTCAGTGAAGATGGCACTGCCGGAACAATTGCAACATTATTTATTTTAGTGGCTGTCGTA from Massilibacillus massiliensis carries:
- a CDS encoding cytochrome c3 family protein, which produces MKNFLLKIVEFIKRKPLVAAVALVVLIGAGSFAMKQASANPAFCASCHNLEPYVAGYEDSDLLANAHNKAGVKCIDCHQKSIADKVEEGIAYVTDDFDDPMEKRKLDNDTCLKCHDVEKIKAKTQFGEQNPHDSHMGDLVCSDCHSMHRKSKTTCSQCHNFEWMKELPSNWEK
- a CDS encoding Sec-independent protein translocase subunit TatA/TatB, with the protein product MFGLGMPEIALIAVIGLIVFGPGRLPEVGKSIGKSIGEIRNAINEPPPAQPPQKIIVEATTPTTETIKKTSET
- a CDS encoding ABC transporter ATP-binding protein — translated: MSIEIELLNITKRYGDKILYQNLVGKIESSSCTCITGNNGSGKSTLLKIIAGIIKPTTGTIVPKKGNKQIPMNDYRTYIGMVSPEMNMYDTLTAMENLQFFTGIMPSTACSDHALLQNSLKMVGLMEVKEKPVKTFSTGMKQRLKLAVLLASDHPLWIFDEPSSNLDEDGRKLVKSCIAQGLKKNKTIILATNDPLEVRYADSVFKLTKN
- a CDS encoding heme exporter protein CcmB, with protein sequence MQTLYLNLQKIKLVFYKELRTEYRTRYAVGALSMFALTTLASVSMAIGSMHLSPKLLAVLLWIILFFSAMAGMSRVFIQEEETGTIHTLKLYGQAQIILFGKLIYNIVLLNGLTICLIPLFIILLNVDISSFSFFILILLLGNIGMAAISTLTAALVVHTQSKGSLFTVLTFPILLPLFLMLIQLTAMAIDDTSFQGSKQLLFIGAYDFIMIGISSILFDYIWYD
- a CDS encoding cytochrome c biogenesis protein; the encoded protein is MLNSLLTFYTLCVLWAVFYLVPPAEGLGYLVRIAFFHIPVAWVSVLAFLLSAWYALRYLNTKDLTYDHLCARSAYLGLIFCLFATISGAIFAKLTWGAYWNWDPRQITIFILLMIYGAYTVLRSSIEDQETKAKLSAVYSLLSFVTVPFLVFIIPRYYFSLHPSPVMNQAGKLDMDPIMVYVLLAALINCTLLFLRILFIHKKQQDLLKESSEFI
- a CDS encoding cytochrome c maturation protein CcmE domain-containing protein, whose translation is MKKRQISILIFITLFLGYCLSQFSNSLNPYVNFAEAKSLNTTVQIKGTLNKDNDSITYENKQLKFFLRGEQNEKILVSYKGIKPENFEHAESIVVIGKYNNDQFIAEKLLVKCPSKYERKGEPKP